In Etheostoma cragini isolate CJK2018 chromosome 9, CSU_Ecrag_1.0, whole genome shotgun sequence, the following are encoded in one genomic region:
- the nr2f6b gene encoding nuclear receptor subfamily 2 group F member 6b isoform X2 produces the protein MAMVSGGWGNPNGDTNGLGEKAYLRREEEEGSPQAGSSDVDVGDEDKACVVDCVVCGDKSSGKHYGVFTCEGCKSFFKRSIRRNLNYSCRSNRECQIDQHHRNQCQYCRLKKCFRVGMRKEVQRGRIPPSHSGISPNSLPGGVAGAGPGHIGADYFNGQPVSELISQLLRAEPYPSSRYGTPYSQAQMQASASGASVMGIDSICELAARLLFSTIEWARNIPYFPELPVSEQVALLRLSWSELFILNAAQSALPLHMAPLLAAAGFHSSPMSAERVVSFMDQVRIFQDQVDKLNRLQVDSAEYSCLKAIALFSPDACGLTDPAHVESLQEKAQVALTEYERLQYPNQPQRFGRLLLRLPALRAVPANLISQLFFMRLVGKTPIETLIRDMQLSGSSISWPYVPGQ, from the exons ATGGCCATGGTGAGCGGGGGATGGGGAAACCCCAACGGGGACACTAATGGACTAGGGGAGAAGGCTTAcctgaggagagaggaagaggagggctCGCCTCAGGCCGGGAGCAGCGATGTAGATGTCGGGGACGAGGACAAGGCCTGCGTGGTGGACTGTGTGGTGTGCGGGGACAAGTCCAGTGGGAAGCACTACGGTGTGTTCACATGTGAGGGATGCAAGAGCTTCTTTAAGAGGAGCATCAGGCGAAACCTTAACTACTCCTGCAG ATCAAATCGAGAATGCCAAATCGACCAGCATCACCGCAACCAGTGCCAATACTGCCGCCTAAAGAAATGTTTCCGTGTAGGAATGCGCAAAGAAG TCCAGAGGGGCAGAATCCCTCCATCTCACTCAGGTATCAGTCCCAACTCCCTGCCAGGTGGGGTTGCAGGTGCAGGGCCAGGTCACATTGGGGCGGACTACTTCAATGGGCAGCCGGTGTCAGAGCTCATCTCCCAGCTCCTCCGGGCTGAGCCGTACCCCAGCAGCCGATACGGGACTCCGTACAGTCAGGCACAGATGCAGGCATCTGCAAGTGGAGCCTCCGTCATGGGCATCGACAGCATCTGTGAGCTGGCCGCCCGGCTCCTCTTCAGCACCATCGAGTGGGCCAGAAACATCCCATACTTTCCAGAACTGCCAGTCTCAGAGCAA GTGGCGCTGCTGAGGCTGAGTTGGAGCGAGCTCTTCATCCTGAACGCAGCTCAGTCTGCTCTGCCTCTACACATGGCTCCTCTGCTGGCAGCTGCCGGGTTTCACTCATCTCCCATGTCTGCTGAGCGTGTGGTGTCCTTCATGGACCAGGTCAGAATTTTCCAGGACCAGGTGGACAAACTGAACAGGCTGCAAGTGGACTCAGCCGAGTACAGCTGCCTCAAAGCCATTGCACTTTTTTCACCTG ATGCATGTGGTCTGACAGACCCAGCCCATGTAGAGTCCCTGCAGGAGAAAGCCCAGGTTGCCCTTACAGAGTACGAGAGGTTGCAGTACCCCAACCAGCCGCAGCGCTTCGGCCGCTTACTGCTGCGCCTCCCGGCTCTGCGTGCCGTGCCGGCCAACCTCATCTCTCAGCTCTTCTTCATGCGACTGGTGGGCAAGACACCCATTGAGACGCTGATCCGAGACATGCAGCTATCAGGGAGCTCCATCAGCTGGCCCTATGTACCGGGACAGTGA
- the si:ch73-61d6.3 gene encoding occludin: MFDKQHYESPPVYTPPFRSPSNNGFGPPGSFNAPQSGYNAYPPPPGSYYIEDKPQHFYKWLSPPGIIKAMMATVIVLCVAIFACVASTLMWDMQYGMGMGMGMGYGSGFGGGSYGSGYGGYGGYGGGYGGGYGNGYGSYLSPYSAKTTMIAMAAINFIGALAFFITSFSKSNTVRGRKFFLALMIASIIMAILQGIINIVYIVGVNPMSQGTSSMMYNPMLMMCQNLYQTSYSQMGGVGGFPMYNQYLYHYCFVDPQEGVAMVCGFVVVIAFGVAAFFAHKTRGKIWRYGKPNIYWEEPLVGGKASEGRDVEEWVNNVEESRSVQDAPTLLVSEKGAGLLNASANSVISYPPAKVDSSTYNEDNYDNNEYSERTTSRPSEAFSHGGRTSSSPSEGTGGGRKPSANRGKRRRRNPELDESQYETEYTTGGETGNELDGEEWGNMYPDITSDAQRHDYKKEFDADLKEYKRLCAEMDDINDQLNKLSRQLDTLDETSSKYQAVAVEYNQLKDLKQTSDYQSKKKQCRSLRHKLFHIKRMVKDYDKNH, encoded by the exons ATGTTTGACAAGCAGCACTACGAGAGTCCACCTGTTTACACTCCTCCTTTCCGCTCGCCATCCAACAACGGCTTCGGTCCTCCAGGCAGCTTCAATGCCCCTCAGAGCGGTTACAACGCATACCCACCTCCGCCGGGGTCTTATTACATTGAGGACAAACCTCAACACTTCTACAAATGGCTGTCACCTCCAGGGATCATCAAGGCCATGATGGCTACAgtgattgtgttgtgtgtggcgATATTTGCTTGCGTGGCCTCCACTCTCATGTGGGACATGCAATATGGAATGGGAATGGGAATGGGAATGGGCTACGGCAGTGGATTTGGCGGTGGCAGCTATGGCTCGGGATACGGTGGTTATGGAGGTTATGGAGGAGGCTACGGAGGAGGCTATGGAAATGGCTATGGCTCCTACCTCTCACCTTACTCAGCCAAAACCACCATGATTGCCATGGCAGCCATTAACTTTATCGGGGCACTGGCCTTCTTCATCACAAGTTTCTCTAAATCCAACACTGTCCGTGGTAGAAAGTTTTTTCTGGCCCTCATGATAGCCAGCATCATCATGGCAATCCTGCAG GGCATCATAAACATTGTCTACATTGTCGGGGTGAACCCCATGTCCCAGGGTACCTCCAGTATGATGTACAATCCAATGCTTATGATGTGCCAGAACCTCTACCAGACCAGCTACTCTCAGATGGGAGGAGTGGGAGGCTTCCCCATGTACAACCAGTATCTCTACCATTACTGCTTTGTGGACCCACAGGAG gGGGTTGCCATGGTGTGTGGATTCGTGGTTGTCATCGCCTTCGGTGTTGCGGCTTTCTTCGCACACAAAACAAGAGGGAAGATCTGGCGATACGGGAAACCAAACATCTATTGGGAAGAGCCTCTCGTTGGCGGGAAGGCCTCAGAGGGCAGGGACGTAGAGGAATGG GTGAACAATGTAGAGGAAAGCCGCAGTGTTCAAGACGCCCCTACCCTGCTGGTGTCAGAGAAGGGAGCCGGGCTGCTCAACGCCTCAGCGAACAGTGTCATCTCCTACCCCCCAGCTAAGGTGGACAGCAGCACCTATAATGAGGACAACTATGACAACAATGA GTACTCAGAGAGAACCACAAGCAGACCATCAGAAGCCTTCTCCCACGGTGGACGAACCAGCTCGAGCCCTTCAGAGGGGACCGGCGGGGGCCGCAAACCCTCAGCCAACAGGGGCAAGAGACGAAGACGTAACCCAGAGCTGGATGAGTCTCAGTATGAGACAGAGTACACCACAGGAGGCGAAACAGGCAATGAACTCGATGGAGAAGAGTGGGGGAA taTGTACCCAGATATAACATCTGATGCTCAGCGTCATGACTATAAGAAAGAGTTTGATGCCGACCTTAAGGAATACAAGCGCCTGTGTGCTGAGATGGACGACATTAATGACCAGTTAAACAAACTCAGCCGGCAGCTGGACACACTGGATGAAACCTCTTCCAAATACCAG GCTGTAGCAGTGGAATATAATCAGTTGAAGGATCTGAAGCAG ACATCAGACTACCAATCTAAGAAGAAACAGTGTCGCAGCCTGAGACACAAACTGTTCCACATCAAGCGCATGGTGAAGGACTACGACAAGAACCACTGA
- the nr2f6b gene encoding nuclear receptor subfamily 2 group F member 6b isoform X1 has protein sequence MAMVSGGWGNPNGDTNGLGEKAYLRREEEEGSPQAGSSDVDVGDEDKACVVDCVVCGDKSSGKHYGVFTCEGCKSFFKRSIRRNLNYSCRSNRECQIDQHHRNQCQYCRLKKCFRVGMRKEAVQRGRIPPSHSGISPNSLPGGVAGAGPGHIGADYFNGQPVSELISQLLRAEPYPSSRYGTPYSQAQMQASASGASVMGIDSICELAARLLFSTIEWARNIPYFPELPVSEQVALLRLSWSELFILNAAQSALPLHMAPLLAAAGFHSSPMSAERVVSFMDQVRIFQDQVDKLNRLQVDSAEYSCLKAIALFSPDACGLTDPAHVESLQEKAQVALTEYERLQYPNQPQRFGRLLLRLPALRAVPANLISQLFFMRLVGKTPIETLIRDMQLSGSSISWPYVPGQ, from the exons ATGGCCATGGTGAGCGGGGGATGGGGAAACCCCAACGGGGACACTAATGGACTAGGGGAGAAGGCTTAcctgaggagagaggaagaggagggctCGCCTCAGGCCGGGAGCAGCGATGTAGATGTCGGGGACGAGGACAAGGCCTGCGTGGTGGACTGTGTGGTGTGCGGGGACAAGTCCAGTGGGAAGCACTACGGTGTGTTCACATGTGAGGGATGCAAGAGCTTCTTTAAGAGGAGCATCAGGCGAAACCTTAACTACTCCTGCAG ATCAAATCGAGAATGCCAAATCGACCAGCATCACCGCAACCAGTGCCAATACTGCCGCCTAAAGAAATGTTTCCGTGTAGGAATGCGCAAAGAAG CAGTCCAGAGGGGCAGAATCCCTCCATCTCACTCAGGTATCAGTCCCAACTCCCTGCCAGGTGGGGTTGCAGGTGCAGGGCCAGGTCACATTGGGGCGGACTACTTCAATGGGCAGCCGGTGTCAGAGCTCATCTCCCAGCTCCTCCGGGCTGAGCCGTACCCCAGCAGCCGATACGGGACTCCGTACAGTCAGGCACAGATGCAGGCATCTGCAAGTGGAGCCTCCGTCATGGGCATCGACAGCATCTGTGAGCTGGCCGCCCGGCTCCTCTTCAGCACCATCGAGTGGGCCAGAAACATCCCATACTTTCCAGAACTGCCAGTCTCAGAGCAA GTGGCGCTGCTGAGGCTGAGTTGGAGCGAGCTCTTCATCCTGAACGCAGCTCAGTCTGCTCTGCCTCTACACATGGCTCCTCTGCTGGCAGCTGCCGGGTTTCACTCATCTCCCATGTCTGCTGAGCGTGTGGTGTCCTTCATGGACCAGGTCAGAATTTTCCAGGACCAGGTGGACAAACTGAACAGGCTGCAAGTGGACTCAGCCGAGTACAGCTGCCTCAAAGCCATTGCACTTTTTTCACCTG ATGCATGTGGTCTGACAGACCCAGCCCATGTAGAGTCCCTGCAGGAGAAAGCCCAGGTTGCCCTTACAGAGTACGAGAGGTTGCAGTACCCCAACCAGCCGCAGCGCTTCGGCCGCTTACTGCTGCGCCTCCCGGCTCTGCGTGCCGTGCCGGCCAACCTCATCTCTCAGCTCTTCTTCATGCGACTGGTGGGCAAGACACCCATTGAGACGCTGATCCGAGACATGCAGCTATCAGGGAGCTCCATCAGCTGGCCCTATGTACCGGGACAGTGA